The following proteins are co-located in the Labrys monachus genome:
- a CDS encoding MarR family winged helix-turn-helix transcriptional regulator — protein sequence MLEVSHLTSHLGYWLRYVSNHVSRAFAAKLESRNVTVAEWVVLRELYGEDAMAPSHLAERLGLTRGAISKLADRLIAKDFVLREDSPDDGRAHTLALSPAGQALVPALSALADRNDAEFFGDLTAGERETVERILKAVVERRGLKGIPVS from the coding sequence ATGCTTGAAGTCTCACATCTGACGTCCCACCTGGGTTACTGGCTCCGCTACGTATCCAATCATGTCTCCCGAGCCTTCGCCGCAAAGCTCGAAAGCCGGAACGTGACGGTTGCCGAATGGGTGGTGCTTCGGGAACTCTATGGAGAGGACGCGATGGCGCCGAGCCACCTGGCCGAACGGCTGGGGCTGACACGCGGTGCGATCAGCAAACTGGCCGACCGGCTGATCGCCAAGGATTTCGTCCTTCGCGAGGACAGTCCGGATGATGGGCGTGCCCATACCTTGGCGCTGAGCCCGGCGGGCCAGGCCCTGGTGCCTGCGCTGTCGGCCCTCGCGGACCGGAACGATGCCGAATTCTTCGGGGATCTGACCGCCGGGGAGCGGGAGACGGTCGAGCGTATCCTGAAGGCCGTCGTCGAGCGACGCGGCCTGAAGGGTATCCCCGTCAGCTGA
- a CDS encoding ABC transporter substrate-binding protein: MTKHGKGGLSRRELLKGGVALAGAAAGVSVLAAPAVHAAEPITLRYLSTATNQAPAIADQAFKDIGVKIQYVSVDTDDVTKRIITQPNSFDLVDTEYFSLKKLVPSGNLMGMDARKIKLVDKLATVITKGEVDGKKIGDQGTAPKKVFYLEGQHSKKFAAEPTEWITLIPTTYNADTLGIRPDLIKRPISSWSELLNPEFKGKAAILNIPSIGIMDAAMVVEATGKHKYADKGNMTKDEIDLTMATLIEAKKAGQFRAFWSDFNESVNLMASGETVIQSMWSPAVTAVRLKGIPCTFQPLKEGYRAWASGFALPKTLKGKQLDAAYEFINWFLSGWAGAYLNRQGYYSAVLETAKEHMEPYEWAYWMEGKPAEKDIHGPDGGLLEKAGATRDGGSYAERMGAVACWNAVMDENEYMVRKWNEFIAA, from the coding sequence ATGACGAAGCATGGGAAGGGCGGGCTTTCCCGCCGCGAACTGTTGAAGGGCGGCGTGGCGCTGGCCGGTGCGGCGGCGGGCGTGAGCGTGTTGGCCGCGCCGGCGGTGCATGCGGCGGAACCGATCACGCTGCGCTATCTTTCGACCGCGACCAACCAGGCCCCCGCCATCGCGGATCAGGCCTTCAAGGACATCGGCGTCAAGATCCAATATGTGTCGGTCGATACCGACGACGTCACCAAGCGCATCATCACCCAGCCCAATTCCTTCGACCTCGTCGACACCGAATATTTCAGCCTGAAGAAGCTGGTGCCGTCGGGCAATTTGATGGGCATGGACGCCAGGAAGATCAAGCTGGTCGACAAGCTCGCCACCGTGATCACCAAGGGCGAAGTGGACGGCAAGAAGATCGGCGACCAGGGCACGGCGCCCAAGAAGGTGTTCTATCTCGAAGGCCAGCATTCCAAGAAGTTTGCCGCCGAGCCGACGGAATGGATCACCCTGATCCCGACCACCTACAACGCCGATACGCTGGGGATCCGCCCCGACCTGATCAAGCGTCCGATCTCGAGCTGGTCGGAACTGCTCAATCCGGAATTCAAGGGCAAGGCGGCCATCCTCAACATTCCCTCGATCGGCATCATGGATGCCGCCATGGTCGTCGAAGCCACCGGCAAGCACAAATATGCCGACAAGGGCAACATGACCAAGGACGAGATTGACCTGACGATGGCGACCTTGATCGAAGCCAAGAAAGCCGGCCAGTTCCGCGCCTTCTGGTCGGACTTCAACGAGAGCGTTAACCTGATGGCCTCGGGCGAGACCGTGATCCAGTCGATGTGGTCGCCGGCCGTCACCGCCGTGCGGCTCAAGGGCATTCCCTGCACGTTCCAGCCGCTGAAGGAAGGCTATCGCGCCTGGGCTTCCGGCTTCGCTTTGCCCAAGACGCTCAAGGGCAAGCAGCTCGACGCGGCCTATGAGTTCATCAACTGGTTCCTCTCGGGCTGGGCCGGCGCCTATCTCAACCGCCAGGGCTACTACTCGGCCGTGCTGGAGACCGCCAAGGAGCACATGGAGCCCTATGAATGGGCCTACTGGATGGAAGGCAAGCCTGCCGAGAAGGACATCCACGGCCCGGACGGCGGCCTGCTCGAAAAGGCCGGCGCCACCCGCGACGGCGGCTCCTATGCCGAGCGCATGGGCGCCGTGGCCTGCTGGAACGCGGTCATGGACGAGAACGAGTACATGGTCCGCAAGTGGAACGAGTTCATCGCGGCGTGA
- a CDS encoding ABC transporter permease, which translates to MAASTATATATLPATAPAGAPPSVRSRWAPYWQAAPLTAVFLVFFILPLLATFIVSFWNYTEYSIEPDFKIQNYIDVFDKCVSGLPDLCTTFKTYISTLKFCLIVWLSTLVLGFTVSYYIAFEIRRPTTRLILALVCTIPFWTSNVIRMISWIPLLGRNGLINQMLIGLGIVRDPQDWLLYSDFSVILAFVHLNTVFMIVPIVNSMSRIDRSLIEAAYDVGATGWQTLTNVVIPLCKTGIAIGSIFVITVVMGDFITIGLMGGQQIASIGKTINVEISYLQFPIAAANAIILLAVVMMIIAAMVRFVDIRKEL; encoded by the coding sequence ATGGCGGCCAGCACAGCCACAGCGACAGCGACACTTCCCGCGACGGCGCCGGCCGGCGCGCCGCCCTCCGTCCGCTCGCGCTGGGCGCCCTATTGGCAGGCGGCGCCGCTCACCGCGGTCTTCCTGGTGTTCTTCATCCTGCCTTTGCTGGCGACCTTCATCGTCAGCTTCTGGAACTACACCGAATACTCGATAGAGCCTGACTTCAAGATCCAGAACTACATAGATGTGTTCGACAAATGCGTCTCCGGCCTGCCGGACCTGTGCACCACCTTCAAGACCTATATCTCGACGCTGAAATTCTGCCTCATCGTCTGGCTGTCGACGCTGGTGCTCGGCTTCACCGTCTCCTACTACATCGCCTTCGAGATCCGCAGGCCGACGACCCGGCTCATCCTGGCGCTGGTGTGCACCATCCCGTTCTGGACCTCGAACGTCATCCGCATGATCTCCTGGATTCCGCTGCTGGGACGCAACGGCCTGATCAACCAGATGCTGATCGGGCTCGGCATCGTGCGGGATCCGCAGGACTGGCTGCTCTACTCCGACTTTTCCGTGATCCTCGCCTTCGTGCATCTCAACACGGTGTTCATGATCGTGCCGATCGTGAATTCGATGTCGCGTATCGACCGGTCGCTGATCGAGGCTGCCTACGACGTCGGCGCCACCGGCTGGCAGACCCTGACCAATGTCGTCATTCCCCTGTGCAAGACCGGCATCGCCATCGGCTCGATCTTCGTCATCACCGTGGTGATGGGTGATTTCATCACCATCGGGCTGATGGGCGGCCAGCAGATCGCCTCGATCGGCAAGACCATCAATGTCGAGATCAGCTATCTTCAGTTCCCCATCGCGGCCGCCAACGCGATCATCCTCCTGGCCGTCGTGATGATGATCATCGCGGCGATGGTCCGCTTCGTCGACATCCGCAAGGAGCTTTGA
- a CDS encoding ABC transporter ATP-binding protein, with product MPETAATAGKAKGLIEFVAVSKSYGHAIAVDAINLKIPAATYCCLLGPSGCGKTTSLRMLAGHEIATSGDILLDNVNVTGLPPAKRGTAMMFQNYALFPHLSVAENVAFSLKMKGVAKAERLEKARRMLKLVELEPYADRLPAQLSGGQQQRVALARALITEPHALLLDEPLSALDPFLRLRVRGELKRLQKSLAISFVHVTHSQDEALALADLVVLMNAGRIEQQGTAADVFSRPRTAFVARFVGSHNVIDLGDRAVAVRTDRVSLVHGDTDGASSRQATVTGIEFAGNGFSVQLADDRGGEMSALVPEPAFHAQPYQEGERATISWAPSDAHVLEGGAN from the coding sequence GTGCCGGAAACCGCAGCTACCGCAGGCAAGGCCAAGGGCCTGATCGAGTTCGTTGCCGTAAGCAAGTCCTACGGCCATGCAATCGCCGTCGACGCGATCAATCTCAAGATCCCCGCGGCGACCTATTGCTGCCTCCTCGGCCCGTCGGGCTGCGGCAAGACGACCTCCCTGCGCATGCTCGCAGGCCATGAGATCGCAACCTCCGGCGACATCCTGCTCGACAATGTCAACGTCACCGGCCTGCCGCCCGCCAAGCGCGGCACGGCGATGATGTTCCAGAACTATGCGCTGTTTCCCCACCTCTCGGTGGCCGAGAACGTCGCCTTCTCCCTGAAGATGAAGGGCGTCGCCAAGGCGGAGCGGCTGGAGAAGGCGCGCCGGATGCTCAAGCTGGTCGAACTCGAACCCTATGCCGACCGGTTGCCGGCACAGCTCTCCGGCGGGCAGCAGCAGCGCGTCGCCCTCGCCCGCGCGCTGATCACCGAACCGCATGCCCTGCTGCTCGACGAGCCGCTGTCGGCGCTCGACCCGTTCCTCCGCCTGCGCGTGCGCGGCGAGCTGAAACGCCTGCAGAAGAGCCTCGCGATTTCCTTCGTGCATGTCACCCACAGCCAGGACGAGGCGCTCGCCCTGGCCGACCTCGTGGTGCTGATGAATGCCGGCCGCATCGAGCAGCAGGGCACGGCCGCCGACGTCTTCTCCCGGCCCCGCACCGCCTTCGTCGCCCGCTTCGTCGGCAGCCACAACGTCATCGATCTCGGGGACAGGGCGGTCGCGGTGCGCACGGACCGCGTCAGCCTCGTGCATGGCGACACGGACGGGGCGAGCAGCCGCCAGGCCACGGTGACGGGCATCGAGTTCGCGGGCAACGGCTTCTCGGTGCAACTCGCCGACGATCGCGGCGGCGAGATGTCGGCGCTGGTGCCGGAGCCGGCCTTCCACGCGCAGCCTTACCAGGAAGGCGAGCGCGCAACCATTTCGTGGGCGCCGTCGGACGCCCATGTGCTCGAGGGCGGCGCGAACTGA
- a CDS encoding ABC transporter permease, whose product MREGRSLTFVVLTAIFALYVLFLYGPTITILILSFQGPDGGLTFPMNGVSLHWFSNLFQGIGVAYVGDAFLRSLELGLLVAFLTVVISVMAGLAFRRRFRGANILFYTAIASLILPSIIVSLGIALEFRIVDDAIKALGDNYGIEWIQDNFQTLVGVFTSGLGAHLTWTLPFGLLIMFAVFNRFNPSYEEAARDLGATPWQTFRHVVLPIIAPSLVGVALFGFTLSWDEIARTSQAIGAENTLPLQLEGMTTTVTTPVIYALGTVTTAISMAVILGAIAILILVQRHRARRGSDAGKGLV is encoded by the coding sequence ATGCGCGAAGGCCGCAGCCTGACCTTTGTCGTCCTGACCGCGATCTTCGCGCTCTATGTGCTGTTCCTCTACGGGCCGACCATTACCATCCTCATCCTGTCCTTCCAGGGGCCCGACGGCGGCCTGACCTTCCCGATGAACGGGGTGTCGCTGCACTGGTTCTCCAATCTGTTCCAGGGCATCGGCGTCGCCTATGTCGGAGACGCCTTCCTGCGCTCGCTGGAGCTCGGCCTGCTCGTCGCGTTCCTGACCGTGGTGATCTCGGTGATGGCGGGGCTCGCCTTCCGCCGGCGCTTCCGCGGCGCCAACATCCTGTTCTATACCGCGATCGCCAGCCTGATCCTGCCTTCGATCATCGTCTCGCTCGGCATCGCCCTGGAGTTCCGCATCGTCGACGATGCCATCAAGGCCCTGGGCGACAATTACGGCATCGAATGGATCCAGGACAATTTCCAGACCCTGGTGGGCGTGTTCACCTCCGGCCTCGGCGCCCATCTCACCTGGACGCTGCCCTTCGGCCTGCTGATCATGTTCGCCGTCTTCAACCGCTTCAACCCCTCCTATGAGGAGGCGGCGCGCGACCTCGGCGCCACGCCGTGGCAGACCTTCCGGCATGTCGTCCTGCCGATCATCGCGCCCTCGCTCGTCGGCGTCGCCCTGTTCGGCTTCACCCTGTCCTGGGACGAGATCGCCCGTACCAGCCAGGCGATCGGGGCGGAGAACACACTGCCTCTGCAGCTGGAGGGCATGACCACGACGGTGACGACGCCGGTGATCTACGCGCTCGGCACGGTGACGACGGCAATCTCGATGGCGGTGATCCTCGGGGCCATCGCCATCCTGATTCTGGTGCAGCGCCACCGCGCCCGGCGCGGCTCCGACGCCGGCAAGGGGCTGGTATAG
- a CDS encoding MmgE/PrpD family protein produces the protein MTAFETLADFIRATSGGSVPPGTRHQAGIVLADTLGAILAGWREPEVAAICARYADAGSARVFGLGRRADAASAAFLTGFAGTAVELDEGNYAAGGHPAIHAVAAALAEWSTRPAVSGEEFLDAVLVGYEAGARTGMATRLRPAVHPHGTWGVIGAAAAVAKLRGFDSRKTLTALELAASLSLATSVTASVRGSAIRNIYAGVAAQNGLLACDLAEAGMSGEPDGIAVVFGEVTGAHFDRDKLVEDLGRRWLIDEPFLKLSSSCRETQGALAVLEALLAEGPVDPRAIEAITVTTFAPAAALKETGPVTAIGARFSIPFVLALRLCYGSVWIEAFAPERLQDPAIRALAARVRVVEDPAMTALLPAQRPCRLDIRLADGSVRTAQETDAPGDPVRPLPESALRDKFLRMTGEAGLTGGAAAWDGMMQLAKIADFGAFSRLFAQG, from the coding sequence ATGACCGCGTTTGAAACACTGGCGGACTTCATCCGGGCGACGAGCGGCGGCAGCGTCCCGCCCGGCACCCGCCACCAGGCGGGCATCGTGCTCGCCGATACGCTCGGCGCCATTCTGGCCGGGTGGCGGGAGCCGGAGGTGGCGGCGATCTGCGCCCGCTATGCCGATGCCGGTTCGGCCCGGGTCTTCGGGCTCGGCCGCCGGGCGGACGCCGCCAGCGCCGCCTTCCTCACCGGTTTTGCGGGAACGGCCGTCGAACTCGACGAGGGCAATTATGCGGCAGGCGGGCACCCCGCCATCCATGCCGTCGCCGCGGCACTGGCCGAATGGAGCACGCGTCCGGCCGTTTCCGGGGAGGAATTCCTCGACGCCGTGCTGGTCGGCTACGAGGCGGGCGCGCGCACGGGCATGGCGACAAGACTGCGGCCGGCCGTGCATCCGCACGGCACCTGGGGCGTGATCGGCGCGGCCGCTGCCGTCGCCAAGCTGCGCGGCTTCGACAGCCGCAAGACGCTGACGGCGCTCGAACTCGCCGCGAGCCTCAGCCTCGCCACCAGCGTGACGGCCAGCGTGAGGGGCAGCGCGATCCGCAACATCTATGCCGGGGTCGCCGCCCAGAACGGGCTGCTCGCCTGCGATCTTGCGGAGGCGGGCATGAGCGGCGAGCCCGACGGCATCGCGGTGGTGTTCGGCGAGGTGACGGGCGCGCATTTCGACCGCGACAAACTCGTCGAGGATCTCGGACGGCGCTGGCTGATCGACGAGCCCTTCCTCAAGCTCTCCTCCTCCTGCCGCGAGACGCAGGGGGCGCTCGCGGTGCTGGAGGCTCTGCTGGCGGAGGGGCCGGTCGATCCGCGCGCGATCGAGGCCATCACCGTGACGACCTTCGCGCCGGCCGCCGCGCTCAAGGAGACCGGCCCCGTCACCGCCATCGGCGCGCGCTTCTCCATCCCCTTCGTGCTGGCTCTGCGTCTTTGCTATGGCAGCGTCTGGATCGAGGCCTTCGCGCCCGAGCGCCTGCAGGACCCGGCGATCCGCGCCCTCGCTGCGCGCGTCCGCGTGGTGGAGGATCCGGCCATGACGGCGCTTCTGCCGGCCCAGCGGCCCTGCCGCCTCGATATCCGCCTCGCCGACGGGTCGGTGCGGACGGCGCAGGAGACGGATGCGCCCGGCGATCCCGTCCGGCCGCTGCCCGAATCAGCCCTCAGGGACAAGTTCCTGCGCATGACGGGGGAGGCGGGGCTGACCGGCGGCGCCGCCGCATGGGACGGCATGATGCAGCTCGCGAAAATCGCCGATTTCGGCGCGTTTTCGCGGCTATTCGCCCAGGGATGA
- a CDS encoding GntR family transcriptional regulator, translating into MHRERSGAAMLDLSPPPPRSIGLQAEREVFERILGAIAERRLPPGTKLTEESLVEIFGVTRARVRKVLLLLSQRGLVALEPNRGAFVAQPGRAESVALFHARRVIESETASLLAGLPQPERVQALARLDAHLEEEAAARRAEQPGAVIRLSGEFHRLVAELAGNPVLAAIIEDLVWRTALALATHATRDDTDCSPAEHPAIVEAFRAGDGPLAVHLMTHHLDHIVSSLGE; encoded by the coding sequence GTGCATCGCGAACGTTCCGGTGCGGCCATGCTCGACCTCTCCCCTCCTCCCCCCCGCAGCATCGGCCTCCAGGCCGAGCGGGAGGTCTTCGAGCGCATTCTCGGCGCCATCGCCGAGCGGCGGCTGCCGCCCGGGACGAAGCTGACGGAAGAGAGCCTGGTCGAGATCTTCGGCGTCACCCGCGCCCGGGTGCGCAAGGTCCTGCTGCTGCTGTCGCAGCGCGGCCTGGTGGCGCTCGAGCCCAATCGCGGCGCCTTCGTCGCCCAGCCCGGGCGTGCCGAAAGCGTCGCGTTGTTCCATGCGCGGCGCGTCATCGAGAGCGAAACCGCCTCCCTCCTCGCCGGCCTGCCCCAGCCGGAACGCGTCCAAGCGCTCGCCAGGCTCGACGCGCATCTGGAGGAGGAAGCCGCGGCCCGCCGCGCCGAGCAGCCCGGCGCCGTCATCCGCCTGTCGGGCGAATTCCATCGCCTCGTCGCCGAGCTCGCCGGCAATCCGGTCCTCGCCGCCATCATCGAGGACCTGGTCTGGCGCACCGCGCTCGCCCTCGCTACCCATGCGACGCGGGACGACACCGATTGCTCGCCGGCCGAGCATCCCGCCATCGTCGAGGCGTTCAGGGCGGGGGACGGCCCGCTGGCGGTGCATCTGATGACGCACCACCTCGACCATATCGTCTCATCCCTGGGCGAATAG